One Littorina saxatilis isolate snail1 linkage group LG11, US_GU_Lsax_2.0, whole genome shotgun sequence genomic window, TGTGTCATACTGTCCAGCTGATCTAAGCAACGTCCATCAGCCAAATAACCACATTGTCTGGCCTAAAGAGCGCAGGAGTGTGCGTCAAACATGgtaagaactctctctctctcacacacacacacacacaactgacacaACCGCCCTGAtgtcacccttcgtggtggactgggcgttaaaaacaaacaaacaaaccactgGCACTGACACAGCTGTAATTCACAGACTAATTTGTTATCACAATGGGACAGCGTAATGTCACTGAACTTTATGTTGTAAACAAACTCATTTGGTACACACTATTATCTCTGCTTGACTGGGTGATACTGACAGCCCAAAGCAGGCTGCATAGACTGGTGTGCCAATAACTTTCAAAAGTCAGCTGTTTAGTGTTTATCAAATTCAGTTATTACTCAGGTTCAcagttgtgtgtctatgtaCTTGTACTTGGCTTGTACTTGTAAAACTTTCTACTCTTGGAGTACATCAAGTTCCttcagtgtgtttgttgttaaTATAATGTGTTTGCCTTTTTTTCCTAGTCTAGAGTTGTATTTATCTGATAATTGCTGCACATGAACTCAATCCTTATTTTTACACTACAGACTcatgtttatgtttttgtgcTACTGCTAGTTAatcttatttttcttcttctgcattttctccccgccatttaggcagtcatactccaTTTTCTGGGAATTTATTTGTAATTTAAACCTGTTTCCTGACCTGTGTGTGATACTGTGATTTAATTTTCAGTCATACGGTGATGATGAGAATGGAGGGTTTGCCGTGGCGGGTTCGTTCCCCAAGGGGTTTGGCTACGGCCCGGATGACACGGAGACTGAACAGCCGGCAGATAGCCCTGAGGACAAGCCACGCATTCTGCTCATGGGACTTCGCAGgtctgtgtcactgtgtcaATGCTCAGCTGTGTTCTGCATCCTCCAAATATTTAGAGCTATTATTGTATTAAACCTATTGGCAAGAAAAGCAAGGGTTTCCATTCCTCTTGGCAAGAAAAGCAAGGGTTTCCATACCTCTTGGCAAGAAAAGCAAGGGTTTCCATACCTTTTGGCAAGAAAAGCAAGGTTTTCCATACATGTCTCTTGGCAGAAAAGCAAGGGTTTCCATACCACTTTCAAGGGGCACAGACTATAGAGTTTTTGTTTAAAGGTTACAGTAACTGATTGGAGAAGTAAACTGCTGCTTGCAAATGATAGactttgggggagggggtgataTGGAGGAGATGAAGAAATGCGGTTAAATACTAAGCCCAGTCAGTCATGCGTTCTGCTCATAACACTAATCAGGAGATAATAGACAATGGAGATGTTGCATATGAATCATGATGTAGCATATCATTTTCTGCCAGTGCATTTTGCATTGTAGGTGTGACCTACATTTTAGGTTGTTTTTGAGTACAGAAGAAGATGGATCATGGAAGACAGGATTCATATTCAGAATGGAAACAATTTGAGCCTCAAAGTTGAATCTTTGTCCGCTAGgactgacattttttttattttgtttacagaaGTGGCAAGTCATCCATACAGAAAGTAGTCTTCCACAAAGTATCGCCCAATGAAACACTCTTCTTGGAAAGCACCAACAAAATTGTCAAAGATGGTAAAACTCTTTTCttgtattgctttgttttgatttggtTTTTATTTGTATTGTAACTTTATTTTATTGTGTTTTGGTCTATGTTGTGACTTACAGTACAGTGTACTATACTGTACTGTTCAGGATTGTTCTGATCTTTCAGCTTGCGATTTACAATAATACCTTGAAAAAAATACACATTTAATTTGCTTGTAAATAATGTAATAATGAGTTTCTAGAACAAGAAGATGATGTGTGTTTCCTAGAAGAGTTAAACAGCAGTTAGAATAAAGTTGTTTATCTGTAGCAACACTGTGCATGTGAAGTGATATTTGCAAACAACAAAGtgtggaaaattaattaaacaCTTCTTGATGTCAAGTTGGCAATTGCATCAAAAGTGAAAGTTTGTTCTTAGATTTTTCTAACAAAAGATAAAACATCATTTATGTTGCTGACAGCAGCTTTGCTTCAGACTTTTAATGGCAGTCTTTCCTTAAACAAATGTACATTCTGTGCTGTGTTTACATGTATACTGCATGTTTCAGATATCTCCAACAGTTCCTTCGTACAGTTCCAAGTATGGGACATCCCCGGTCAGATTGATTTCTTCGACCCGACCTTTGACTCCGACATGATTTTCGGGGGCTGTGGTGCACTCATCTTTGTCATTGACGCTCAGGTGAATATATGATCTGTCTTCAACGGCACTATAGCAGCAAAACACAAATTGACCACCATATACCTCAGTACGGTGGTACCTGTGCGTGAGGCTTCTCAAGTGAGGGAAAACCTTCCAATAACGAACACCTTTTGATTGGACGTTATCTATTTTTATCTTGACCAAAGTTgggtggaaccccccttgtaagactcTCTTTTCTCAGATTGTCCATTTCTCTATTTTTATCTTGACTAAAGTTTTCCTGttgcatgggtgggattcttccggtatatgccggaaatccggattcgattatggcctctctttttgttttctcttgccccagacccacccccccccccccccccccggggaCCCCCCACCCTCAACATTCTTCAGggttcatgacatttttcagtccccccccccccccccccccatgctgtcgtgaaaggccacctgcaatgtggaGATGCGTTTAGCTGGTCTTAAAGGTTGTAAAGCGTCTGGTCCCACCTGCATCCCTTCATTACAGTGACCACAGTATTAGACTAATGTCAAAAGATGGCTGTCTTTGAGATACTCCCTCCCACACAGCATCCTAGTCCTTCCATGTCTACATACATAAGTGTACATTAGTCACTACATTCCTGTTACTTGTGATTGAATAGAACATGCCTGTGTTTGGGATCAGGATTTACTGGGTACCTGTTATTTGTGATTGAATTGAACATGCCTGTGTTTGGGATCAGGATTTACTGGGTACCTGTTATTTGTGATTGAATTGAACATGCCTGTGTTTTGGATCAGGATTTACTGGGTACCAGTAATTTTTGATTGAATTGAACATGCCTGTGTTTTGGATCAGGATTTACTGGGTACCAGTAATTTTTGATTGAATTGAACATGCCTGTGTTTTGGATCAGGATTTACTGGGTACCAGTAATTTTTGATTGAATTGAACATGCCTGTGTTTTGGATCAGGATTTACTGGGTACCAGTAATTTTTGATTGAATTGAACATGCCTGTGTTTTGGATCAGGATTTACTGGGTACCAGTAATTTTTGATTGAATTGAACATGCCTGTGTTTTGGATCAGGATTTACTGGGTACCAGTAATTTTTGATTGAATTGAACATGCCTGTGTTTTGGATCAGGATTTACTGGGTACCAGTAATTTTTGATTGAATTGAACATGCCTGTGTTTTGGATCAGGATTTACTGGGTACCAGTAATTTTTGATTGAATTGAACATGCCTGTGTTTTGGATCAGGATTTACTGGGTACCAGTAATTTTTGATTGAATTGAACATGCCTGTGTTTTCTGATCAGGATTTACTAGGTACCTGTTACTTGTGATTGAATTGAACACGCCTGTGTTTTGGATCAGGATTTACTAGGTACCTGTTATTTGTGATTGAATTGAACACGCCTGTGTTTTCTGATCAGGATTTACTAGGTACCAGTAATTTGTGATTGAATACAACATTGACTATACTTGTATTTTGTGAATCACTGAATGTGACTGTATAGAACATGCCTATGTTTTCTGATCAGGACTTACTAGGTACCAGTAATTTGTGATTGAATACAACATTTACTATACTTTTACTTTGTGAATCACTGAATTTGATTGACTGGAACATGCCTGTGTTTTCAGGATGATTACATCGAGGCCCTAGCCCGGCTACAAATGGCGGTGACGCGGGCCTACAAGATCAACCCCAACATCAAGTTCGAGGTGTTCATTCACAAGGTGGACGGGCTGTCGGACGACAACAAGATCGAGACGCAGCGAGACATTCACCAGCGGTCCACTGACGACTTGGCCGAGGCCGGCATGGAGACTGTCCATTTAAGGTCAGTCTAGAAATGGGTTTTTGGGTTTGCTTTTCTTAATTTCAGAGGACTGCACTTTGTTTTCTATGTTCTCATTGTTAGCCTGCCGAAAGTCTTGGGCAGTAAGTGACAAAGATGAGTGCCCCACAGCCCCCGTCCACCTTGTCACACAACCAAGTGAAGATAGGGAGGAGGCCTCTCAGATTAGAACATGTGACTGTCTTGCTCTGTCAattctgtgtcttgtctagggctctctctctcctctctctctctctctctatctctctcccttactccactctctctctctctttctccctcattCATCCTCTCTTTCGAACCGTCATGttgttttcatgtttttattttgtagTTCACTTTCCCTGTGTTTAATTTGGCCATTCAAGACACGCATTAAGAAGAAACAAACTGAGGATGTCAGCCGATGGTGGCTTTCTCTATTTTGTCTCTGAAACAAAGCTAGTGTTCTGTGTGCAGTTTCCATCTGACCAGTATTTACGATCACTCCATCTTTCAGATAATAAAGCTGTATTGTATTTGTTGACAGTTTCCACCTGACCAGTATCTACCATCTCTTTCAGATAATAAAGCTGTATTGTATTTGTTGACAGTTTCCATCTGACCAGTATCTACCATCACTCCATCTTTCAGATAATAAagctgtattgtattgttgtgtGTTAACAGTTTCCACCTGACCAGTATTTACGATCACTCCATCTTTCAGATAATAAagctgtattgtattgttgtgtGTTAACAGTTTCCACCTGACCAGTATTTACGATCACTCCATCTGTCAGATAATAAagctgtattgtattgtgtgttgACAGTTTCCACCTGACCAGTATCTACGATCACTCCATCTTTGAGGCGTTCAGCAAGGTGGTGCAGAAACTTATACCTCAGCTACCCACACTGGAAAACCTACTCAACATTCTTATCTCTGTGAGTGTCTACCATCTTTTGTTACATGATTCTGAGTTGAAAACCAGACTACTCTTATTTCTAGGAATATTTTTGTATCAGCTTGTAATTTTGTCTCAATGCATGGATCTTACAAAATCACAGCTGACATTTGAAAGCCAAAGCTTTCTGCGCTCTGTGAGTGTTTAGTGTCAATTTTGTTGCCTCCGTCTTGCCTTAATTCTTACTCTGTGAGTGTGATACCGTAGACAATTTGTGGCGTGTACCTTATCTCCATCTTGATACTGATAGTGTCATAGTTATTTAGTATTGCTACCTGCACACCTTCCACAATTCAAAGCTGTCTTGGCAGTCGAACCATTTGAGTCCTGCTATCTTTGTCTTGGAAATTTGAAATAAGAGTTCTTGATaatgtacttcttcttcttcttcattcatgggctgaaactcccatgttcactcatgtgtttgcatgagtgggtttttacgtgtatgaccgtttttaccccgccattcaggcagcacacgccgatttcgggggacgcatgctgggtattttcgtgtttctaaaacccaccgaactctgacatggattacaggatcttttccgtgtgcacttggtcttgtgcttgcgtgtacacacgaagggggataaggcactagcaggtctgcacataagttgacctgggagatcggaaaaatctccatccttaacccaccaggcagccacggccgggattcgaactcacgaccttccgattaggaggctgacgtcttaccactgcgccacttcgcccgtcagaTTATGTACAATCTGTGCTTGCTGTTTTATCCTGACAGAATTCTGGGATAGAGAAAGCGTTCCTGTTCGACGTGATGAGCAAGATCTACATCGCGACGGACAGCTCCCCCGTAGACATGCAGTGCTACGAGCTGTGCTGTGACATGATCGACGTTGTCATGGACATGTCCAGCATCTATGGGTAAGTACAAGCTCTTGTTAGCTTTGATTTGCTCATTAGTCAGTGGGAGTTGGGTGTCTGCCGAGGAGCGTCATCTTGGAAACGTTTAATCTGCACTAACTGTGAAAGAGTGGTGTGACGTGTGTCCTGCATGTCATGGTGTCATGCACTGTTCTCTGTGTTGTATTGTTCAAACTGTTTGTCACattatggtttttttttgtggtttgctTGCTttgtatatacatatatacagtggaacctgccctTGAGACcatctgtccataaagaccacctgcccattaagaccaccccaaaggatccccgacggTTTTTACGACTACATAAATCACCTGTTTAAAGAGACCaccacttttgctcagtcccttgggtggtctctttcgacaggttcgactgtatatatatatattatatatatatatatagaaatttataatgagagcgctgctaaaaatgccaaaatgtgcactcgatcgcttgtacttttaaagaaaagttaaatatagaatgacgtcaagagcgagaatgcatagaaattacgtcatgagcaagggagatcatcctttactctgtgtgtgtctatatatatatatataaaacaaaatcaaggaaaagaaaagccaaacaaagaatttcaagtggcagcccaaattttcgacctgttgccaggccttcctcaggggcgtgtaattctgcgagacgccaattcatgcatcaattactaagcaacacaataccatggttAATTCAGTTACGactcacaaagcaaatatttcaaagataaaatttaCATTCAAGCTAAGATCTACTTTCGTTTTCATTGTAATATATTgtattatattatatatatatatgtgtgtgttttNNNNNNNNNNNNNNNNNNNNNNNNNNNNNNNNNNNNNNNNNNNNNNNNNNNNNNNNNNNNNNNNNNNNNNNNNNNNNNNNNNNNNNNNNNNNNNNNNNNNNNNNNNNNNNNNNNNNNNNNNNNNNNNNNNNNNNNNNNNNNNNNNNNNNNNNNNNNNNNNNNNNNNNNNNNNNNNNNNNNNNNNNNNNNNNNNNNNNNNNtatcatcgggagacacgagccttttgcgagtggctctcgattgatattcccgctgggtcttgactgaaatacaagccatataaaaaaccacgagtgttgtaatctgtatatcccattctaccatcaaacacaaagtgtagactactagcggcacttttgcgatctgtggagtgtgaaacagtgttttcagcgagacatggcctttttgcaaccttaaactaagtgaccgtcgctgaaaaaataaaacgaatgagtgcatctataagtacgcggtaacactactttcagaccgtttaaaagcgttaagtaaaggttcataagttgcaagaaagtaatgaagtcgtatagaaatccatttagttgaagcgcacaattcttttgcgtttcaggtcggcggaacggggaaaccggtttggcccccatttggcttactcgactcgattcagaatcgattccacgttgtttttttcgaacgcattattatacaattagtcttattgacagagaagcaaattttagggaacacatatgtagatttaaccatttgctccctatttgaaatgtatctacatgataaactgttttgcgagtgtgtttgcatgaacctaaactggtattgatgcgatgaaaacaggacccaagtctgtcaccgccgcttgattgcattttgaaagaatatgactggattacggaaaaatacacacatgttaagttcttagataccttcatcgccaatgtggacttactgcagagccaggcaaaagagtagacttgctcgcaaaacacgtgaaacagctgatgatagcgaagcccaaccgtgccaggtaaggacggtctgacagattctcaaaagtcgtctgctaacgaagcaaggggagggtactcgtgtttttgttttggttcgctagcatctggttatcttgtaagttgaatgttcgttttttcccacctgcattgctttcataatgaaagaaacgtttgcttattgcatctcatacatcagatcaattctgagattcatttttgcgtgcaactgatatggttttctgagccgtgcaatacgattttggaacttcatacaaatgtgtcacattgttcggcgcgaggtcaaaggtcgggagcaaagtagttcttcgcccaaatcggaatctgcactatcatatatttttttgagtccatgatgtatttattgagctataaaaatacaacatatatacccatactgaagtaacagagacaaagaagggaggtcatgggatatatatatatatatatgtgtgtgttttttctgtgttttattcttcttctttttttttaacacacatACTAACTCTTTGTTTACAATGCCTTTTGATGCACATGTCTCATAAGAATTTATTGATTTTGCGTGTAATTCTGGTGAGAATTATTATCCTCACTAATATGTGGCTCCTTGTTTATCTGTGCAAATGTAACCTTATGTTTCTGACATGTTGTATTTATATTATAGATTTGTGTTGATGTGTGGGTTCACCCAAAGTGACcatgtatgtgttgtgtgtccagTCATAATGACGCACTGATCGGGTCAAGGTAAATAACAACGTCCTTGACCTTGTAACCTTTCTGCACCCCATGCTGACATGGCACTGTGTAGTCCTCAGGTCACTTCATACATGGAAACCCAACTATTTAATCATTCCACCCCAATCCTCAACCCCATTTGAGACCTTAAAGCTACTTTCTCTgttcaaagtttttttttttttaatgtacccGTATTCATggctctcttttttttttgacattTCTGGTTTTCAGCAGTCTTAAAATGACATTTCTGGTTTTCAGCAGTCTTAAAATGACATTTCTGGTTTTCAGTAGTCTTAAAATGACATTTCTGGTTTTCAGCAGTCTTAAAATGACATTTCGTAAAAGTTGTGTCATTTCACATGTATGTTTTCTGTGACTTAGTCGTATTAACAGCGGAAGATTACTTGTAAAGTTACGGTGCCAGGctgtatgtacatgtatcacTGTCACTGTTgtatggtgtttgtttttttaaagcagTGAGGTTAAGTGTGTATAAGACTACTAAGAGTAGAAAgtgaaggatggatggatgatttATTGCATTAATCATTGTAATGATTATTACAATTTCCAGATCAGACATGAAATCGATGCATATAATCGGAATATAACGTGCATGAAACATACAATTGCATTGTAGTAAAGCAAAAAtatagaaaaaacacacacacacacaacaccccaCAGACCCAagcagacacacatgcacacactcacacacacacacacacacacacacacacacacacacacacacacacacacacacacacgcacacactcacacacacacacgcacacgcacacacatgtacgcacaaTTGTAATGCAATATgtacaaatttgaaataatcgTTAAAGGCAATGAAACAGTAGTAAATTGCAGTAAATGTACGAACAAAAGTGAAGGAGGGATGCAGAGCAGTGACTCTCCGGCAGATTATACATAGCTGTGGTTGCACTTTGTAGCGCTCTCCGCTGTATCATTTTCCCTACCCCATTCCCATCCCCACCCCATATCCAAACACCAGACCCCCACCATATTCTTTCACCTTGTCTGTATTTTATATTTCAAGAGTGAAGGAGAAGGTTTGTTAATGCATTGTTATAATGTTAAATACATGCATCGTGTGATTTTAAGAGGTGTTGATAAAGGGCTAAAGTACCTGCAACAAAAAGATATGGATTTTGGTTGAATTCTTGGTAAAGTTGGATATGTTGTACGAACATAGATTAGAAGGAAACATTTCCACTTTGTCCTTTAACAGTTCAGAATGCCTGGTTTGACTCGGCCTGTTTTGTTGTGCAGAAACAATGGCGTCTAATCAGATTTAAGCCCTTACAGACAATATTGACACTCAAAATCACAGTAAAGTGATGTGACTGAAGCAACTGACAGCTAAATCATTTCCAACGGATCAGGAGAGGAGTTGTAATGGATGATTCAGACAGAAATGATACATGTATTAACAATGTGGGCTCAGTGTTTTTTAGTCATATGGTTAGTTGAAACATGTTTTCTGAGTGAAAAATTGGTGCAAGGAAAAACAAAGGGTTAATGTTGATACTTGAGTTCATAATTATAATTATCGTATCAGGACAATTCCCCCCCGGACATACCCCCCCTGGACTTCCCCCCCCCCAGACAATCCCCCCCCTGGACAACTCCCCCCTAGGATAACTCCCCCCGGGTCAATTTCCCCCCTAGACAATACCCCCCtaggacaacccccccccccccccccccccccctctccccccccccaaaaaaaaaccccaaaaaaaccaatCAATTTCACAAGTGATTATTATCGTTAACTTTCTTCCCTTGCTGCGGATCATAGAAATCATCAGTGAGCATTCATCAGTATTTTAGAACTCAGATTGCTGCCCTGGCTGGGTTTTGTTCATCAGTGAGTATAAATCAGTATTTTAAAGCTCAGAGGTGTTATATTAAAGGGATTATTTTACTTTGACCTTGCTTCAGGGTAGTACACAATGGAGTTTAGTTTGACAACAAGAGGTGCTCGCTGCATTTTGTTTGAAAATCATGTCTACGTAAAACAAAATGACTTAACCAAAGGTGTAGAATGTTGGGAGTGTAACAAGAGGCGAGATCGTGGATGTAAGGCGAAGATTCACGTAAAAGAAACACAGCTGAAGAAGAAAATCAATGACCACAACCATTCTGGAAAGCGAGGAAGAGGTGATATTGTGAAGTTGAGGGCAGTGAAGTTCTCTGACAGTACGCAAGATTGCTGCCCTGGCTTTTGTTCCTCAAGAAGACGTGATTTGCGTCTTTGACAATATGGAAGAGGCGAACGAAgcaaaaaaacactacaaaaagcaGAACAGGAGCACACTTTTCACGCAGGGGAATGCAACTTTCCACAGTGAccgaaacaaaaaaatgttagcTCACGTGCGCCTTACTCTTCTAGTGTGATATCAACGATGATGCATGAAGAAACTAGTATGAAATGAATACCCAGGGGGAtattgtccgggggggggggggggaatagacCCGGGGGGGataagtccgggggggggggggggaatttgACCAGGGGGGAGAAGTCCTAGGGGGGAAAAGTCCCGGGGGGGTGaagtccgggggggggggggattgtccTAGAACCCATAATTATGTACTGACTTTCGTCACACAGTCCCTGGCTGTACTGACAGACACTGCTGACAGTCGTGTATCTCTACACTGAATATCctaaactccccccccccccccccctctttgccAGAGCCCAATTTGCATTTTTGAGGATGAGAAGAGATCTGAAAGCATTTCTATCTTGTTTACAGCTGTCTTGTATGTATTCCCCTCTTTCCACAAATCCCCTACACAAAGCTAATAAATATGCTTACTGCTGAGTTGAGCACTGTGAAGAAGAAACAGCAAAACTGACACTCCAGTTCATGCACACTCTGAGTCTCAgctgttggggaggggggggggggtatgtatAAAGATAAATTGTAATCATGTGCTTTCGGTGGAACACTGATGACGAACTGAGAAATCAAACAGTGTTATTTgaaggtgtgtgtttgtgtgttcgtacatgtgcatatgtgtgtgtgtgtgtgtgtgcaagaaagaaagatagtgTGGCCTCTTTTAACTAAGGGGAGTGTTTCGTCAAATGTCCAAATATGGTATCAATTTTTATCAATTTATATGTTCATACACTTAAGAACCGCACAAAAATTAGGTAGAGTActattttaagatctgagaaacttaagatctgagaaacaaaagaatgtatgcatttagagctcTTTTAAGTCACTTTATTTCTCACTTCGTACACTTATTTTAAAGTGACTGATGCATATATTGTTCATAGTGGATTTGTGTTTTGAAGAGTGTCATGAACCACTCAGTTTTGTTCAGTTTTGTCAACTTATTTTTCAATTGACTAGTGATAGCGATACTGACCGCATGACATGACTGACGTTGCAGGGCGCGAGACGATGGTGCGTTTGACGGCAACTCGTCATCCATCATCAAACTCAACACCAACAACGTGCTGTACATGCGTGAGGTCAACCGACACCTGGCCCTCGTCTGTATCCTGCGCGAGGACAGCTTTGACCGACAAGGTACGTCACAGGTCTATGTTTATTGGGTGACCGA contains:
- the LOC138980437 gene encoding ras-related GTP-binding protein C-like isoform X3, with protein sequence MSYGDDENGGFAVAGSFPKGFGYGPDDTETEQPADSPEDKPRILLMGLRRSGKSSIQKVVFHKVSPNETLFLESTNKIVKDDISNSSFVQFQVWDIPGQIDFFDPTFDSDMIFGGCGALIFVIDAQDDYIEALARLQMAVTRAYKINPNIKFEVFIHKVDGLSDDNKIETQRDIHQRSTDDLAEAGMETVHLSFHLTSIYDHSIFEAFSKVVQKLIPQLPTLENLLNILISNSGIEKAFLFDVMSKIYIATDSSPVDMQCYELCCDMIDVVMDMSSIYGTDQRSCLSDETLESLILVVKSRPHSFGKRKYSREALDTLKKAYYEQKKKNQ
- the LOC138980437 gene encoding ras-related GTP-binding protein C-like isoform X2, with product MSYGDDENGGFAVAGSFPKGFGYGPDDTETEQPADSPEDKPRILLMGLRRSGKSSIQKVVFHKVSPNETLFLESTNKIVKDDISNSSFVQFQVWDIPGQIDFFDPTFDSDMIFGGCGALIFVIDAQDDYIEALARLQMAVTRAYKINPNIKFEVFIHKVDGLSDDNKIETQRDIHQRSTDDLAEAGMETVHLSFHLTSIYDHSIFEAFSKVVQKLIPQLPTLENLLNILISNSGIEKAFLFDVMSKIYIATDSSPVDMQCYELCCDMIDVVMDMSSIYGARDDGAFDGNSSSIIKLNTNNVLYMREVNRHLALVCILREDSFDRQGLIDYNFMCFKKAIQQVFDVRKQVASTNNSDGRAAMATSHNLLHHNGSVEGAAS
- the LOC138980437 gene encoding ras-related GTP-binding protein C-like isoform X1 gives rise to the protein MSYGDDENGGFAVAGSFPKGFGYGPDDTETEQPADSPEDKPRILLMGLRRSGKSSIQKVVFHKVSPNETLFLESTNKIVKDDISNSSFVQFQVWDIPGQIDFFDPTFDSDMIFGGCGALIFVIDAQDDYIEALARLQMAVTRAYKINPNIKFEVFIHKVDGLSDDNKIETQRDIHQRSTDDLAEAGMETVHLSFHLTSIYDHSIFEAFSKVVQKLIPQLPTLENLLNILISNSGIEKAFLFDVMSKIYIATDSSPVDMQCYELCCDMIDVVMDMSSIYGHNDALIGSRARDDGAFDGNSSSIIKLNTNNVLYMREVNRHLALVCILREDSFDRQGLIDYNFMCFKKAIQQVFDVRKQVASTNNSDGRAAMATSHNLLHHNGSVEGAAS